One Phocaeicola dorei genomic region harbors:
- a CDS encoding SusC/RagA family TonB-linked outer membrane protein, translating to MKRNELWKRLVAKPPKMRFLVMLMCIFCTFNAVFANVSADKTVTIKSENISVKEALNMVKKQTGINIMYEDATLNNVPLKLTLNKEPLEQALSVICSQAGMRYELVENNYVLILPIDRNAKRRTITGVIKDDTGEPVIGASIVIQGTTFGTVANMDGQFMLSYPENTKNDELMISFIGMQTVKEKIGNRHVFNIKMESEVTNLDEVVVVGYGTSSVKDLTGSVASVGLKQLSQLNTPNVTSMLQNLAAGVQVSQNTGVPGETVRVRVRGATSLTGSNEPLYVIDGVPVEDPSMLDAISPNDIQSMDVLKDASAAAIYGSRAANGVVIVTTKKGVEGSKPTVNFNYNVTTDVQIKNFRILYGDEWRETVRRFAKETLVYDPSNQYALEILEPNSTALGSANTNWFDEVKQTAIRHNADLTVSGGSKVSKYLISLSVFDQQGMVKGGDLSRYNARVSTEMNVLPILRFGINANMSYTDQDNANTSLFSAQGFRPDLPIYNDNGEFDLSSGSANPVANTYKKNHNNIYRIMGTVYGEVDIWKGFRFRSSLSGNLQFTENNSFSPSFLSTRNEASGSEYHYKYSKTVFDNTLNYNYEFNKNHVLDAVAGVSFERGISRSTTMNGQTYPDNDIYTNLGSAASISSWGNGYNASGLFSSFARINYKLMERYLFTFTGRYDGSSMFGSNNRYGFFPSGAIAWRISQENFMKNLTFINDLKLRASVGTTGTQNLTSFSNRDLYEATSYNNLSAIIHKQVGNRDIRWEKSTQYDLGLDFALFDYRLTGSISGYIKDTKDLIWSFDFPPSATGGSMQMNRNIGALTNRGIEINLVGRVLSTKDWSLDLTLNMSHNKNKVTRLVEEGKAQSAMDVVVQGSYADQVLAVGYPMGAFHGYEYAGIIQDQARIDELNAYAKSKGQSYYDGNSLKPGHLEIKDLNGDGIINYNDRVIIGNPDPDLFGGLTANLSYKQFSLFANFGYQIGGLKIYNKTLQNLPGQLTGLIDYGLNDRWSDTNKDAKYPALYIGDGVPRLTDHELFDASFFRLQEVRLTYNLPLNKVIKGQLFISATNLFTITSYPGTDPATVNSNSNYGGNYETSAYPGFRSFSAGLKINL from the coding sequence ATGAAAAGAAACGAGCTTTGGAAGCGTTTAGTAGCTAAACCTCCAAAAATGAGGTTTTTAGTAATGCTAATGTGCATATTCTGCACATTCAACGCTGTGTTTGCAAATGTATCAGCTGACAAGACAGTCACTATCAAAAGTGAAAACATCAGTGTGAAAGAGGCCCTTAACATGGTCAAAAAGCAAACCGGCATTAATATCATGTACGAAGATGCAACTTTAAACAATGTACCTTTGAAACTAACATTAAACAAAGAACCTCTGGAGCAAGCACTTTCAGTGATTTGTAGCCAGGCAGGTATGCGTTATGAGTTGGTAGAAAACAATTATGTGTTAATATTACCGATTGACAGAAATGCCAAACGCAGAACGATTACCGGAGTTATCAAAGATGATACGGGTGAACCGGTCATTGGAGCTTCTATTGTCATCCAAGGTACAACTTTCGGTACTGTAGCCAATATGGATGGGCAGTTCATGTTGTCTTATCCCGAAAATACTAAAAACGACGAACTGATGATCAGCTTTATCGGTATGCAGACGGTTAAGGAGAAAATTGGTAACAGACATGTCTTCAATATAAAAATGGAAAGCGAAGTAACCAATCTGGATGAAGTGGTCGTAGTAGGTTATGGTACTTCTTCTGTAAAAGATTTGACCGGTTCTGTGGCTTCAGTAGGGTTAAAACAATTAAGTCAATTAAATACTCCTAATGTAACTTCCATGCTTCAAAACTTGGCCGCTGGTGTACAGGTATCACAAAATACCGGTGTACCGGGCGAAACAGTCCGCGTGCGTGTGCGTGGTGCTACCTCATTGACCGGTTCCAATGAACCCTTGTATGTGATCGATGGAGTTCCTGTAGAAGATCCCAGTATGCTGGATGCAATTTCGCCCAATGACATTCAGTCTATGGACGTACTGAAAGATGCTTCTGCGGCTGCTATCTATGGTTCTCGTGCTGCAAATGGTGTAGTTATCGTTACCACCAAAAAAGGAGTAGAAGGTTCCAAACCCACCGTCAACTTCAATTATAATGTAACCACTGATGTCCAGATCAAGAATTTCCGTATTTTATATGGTGACGAATGGCGCGAAACAGTACGCCGCTTCGCTAAAGAAACCTTGGTATATGATCCGTCCAACCAATATGCATTAGAAATTCTTGAGCCTAATTCCACTGCATTAGGTAGTGCTAATACCAACTGGTTTGACGAAGTGAAACAAACTGCCATCCGCCATAATGCCGACTTGACTGTAAGCGGAGGCAGTAAAGTATCCAAATACCTTATTTCATTATCAGTATTCGATCAGCAAGGTATGGTCAAAGGAGGTGACCTGAGCCGGTATAACGCACGTGTGTCTACAGAAATGAATGTGCTGCCTATCCTCCGTTTTGGTATTAATGCCAATATGAGCTATACAGACCAAGATAATGCAAACACTTCACTATTTAGTGCGCAAGGTTTCCGTCCTGACCTTCCTATATACAATGACAATGGTGAATTTGATTTATCAAGTGGCAGTGCCAATCCGGTAGCTAACACCTATAAGAAGAACCATAATAATATTTACCGTATCATGGGAACCGTATATGGAGAAGTTGATATCTGGAAAGGATTCCGTTTCCGTTCCAGCTTATCAGGTAATTTACAATTTACTGAAAACAATTCATTTAGTCCAAGTTTTCTAAGTACTAGAAATGAAGCTAGCGGATCTGAATATCATTATAAATATTCAAAAACCGTATTCGACAATACATTGAATTATAACTATGAGTTCAACAAGAACCATGTACTGGATGCCGTAGCCGGTGTCTCCTTTGAACGCGGCATCAGCCGTAGCACCACCATGAACGGCCAAACTTATCCGGATAATGACATCTACACCAATCTGGGAAGTGCTGCAAGCATCTCATCTTGGGGCAACGGATATAATGCAAGTGGTTTGTTCTCTTCATTTGCCCGTATCAATTATAAATTAATGGAGCGCTACCTGTTTACTTTTACAGGACGTTATGATGGTTCATCCATGTTTGGTTCGAACAACCGTTATGGTTTCTTCCCTTCGGGAGCCATTGCGTGGCGTATCTCTCAGGAAAACTTCATGAAAAACCTGACATTCATTAATGATTTGAAATTGCGTGCCAGTGTAGGTACTACCGGTACCCAAAACTTAACCAGCTTCTCTAATCGTGATTTATACGAAGCAACCAGCTATAACAATCTATCAGCCATTATACATAAACAAGTGGGTAACCGCGACATCCGTTGGGAAAAATCGACCCAATATGATTTAGGTCTTGATTTCGCATTGTTCGATTACCGACTGACCGGTTCTATCTCCGGCTATATCAAAGATACCAAAGACTTGATCTGGTCATTTGATTTCCCACCCAGCGCAACCGGCGGCTCCATGCAGATGAACCGTAACATCGGAGCACTGACCAACCGCGGTATTGAAATAAACCTGGTGGGCCGTGTATTATCTACTAAAGACTGGAGTTTGGATTTGACCTTGAATATGTCACATAACAAGAATAAAGTCACCAGACTGGTTGAAGAAGGTAAAGCACAATCAGCTATGGATGTAGTAGTTCAAGGCAGCTATGCCGACCAAGTATTGGCTGTAGGTTATCCAATGGGAGCTTTCCATGGTTATGAATATGCCGGTATCATACAAGACCAGGCCAGAATAGATGAATTGAACGCCTATGCTAAATCAAAGGGACAAAGTTATTACGATGGGAATTCCTTAAAACCAGGACATTTGGAAATCAAAGACCTGAACGGGGATGGAATCATCAACTACAATGACCGTGTTATTATCGGTAATCCTGATCCGGATTTGTTCGGCGGTTTGACTGCTAATTTATCTTATAAACAATTTAGTTTGTTCGCCAACTTCGGATATCAGATTGGTGGCTTGAAGATCTATAACAAGACATTGCAGAATCTACCCGGACAATTAACCGGTTTGATTGACTATGGATTGAATGACAGATGGTCTGACACCAACAAAGATGCCAAATACCCGGCCTTGTATATAGGTGACGGTGTACCTAGACTCACCGATCATGAATTGTTTGATGCCTCCTTCTTCCGTTTGCAGGAAGTGCGTCTGACTTATAATTTACCTTTAAACAAAGTAATTAAAGGACAACTATTTATCTCGGCTACCAATTTGTTCACGATCACCTCTTATCCGGGAACAGACCCTGCTACCGTAAACAGTAACAGTAATTATGGCGGTAACTATGAAACCTCGGCTTATCCAGGTTTCCGCTCTTTCTCGGCAGGTTTAAAAATTAACTTATAA
- a CDS encoding FecR family protein has translation MQKSKTETLIQKYLSHQLNEQELEELKLWIEEDASHREIFVKLLSLHHVNNQLNLLHQFDKEASWKSIQHRCNRSHTIHRRIAIYSSAAAIAILIGITSILYFNGQKPVPAIAQNEQPQQSPLPKNTETPKATWVQANHSVVPLYENQREINGSHINNGEIIFPQESDSPHKPKLDTELLQNKIIVPKGSEYAIVLADGTKVKMNADSHIDFPVQFGDTREVTLEGEAMFEVTHDEARPFIIKTHDHAIYVLGTTFNISAYPDEELSVTLIEGKLKVNAPSGEYYLLPGEHYSSAQSKVSKVDTEFYISWTEGAMEFDAMPFPLLIARLSRCYNVDIQIASKELETMKFTGVIFRNKPLDFALDIIHRVSDVKFEKKGETILVKKQ, from the coding sequence ATGCAAAAGAGTAAAACGGAAACACTAATTCAAAAATACCTGTCCCATCAGCTTAACGAGCAGGAATTGGAAGAATTAAAGCTATGGATTGAAGAAGACGCATCGCATAGAGAAATCTTTGTGAAGTTACTTTCACTCCACCATGTAAACAACCAACTTAACTTATTACATCAGTTTGATAAAGAAGCCTCATGGAAGTCTATTCAACACCGTTGTAACCGGTCCCATACTATTCATCGCCGTATCGCTATTTATTCCTCGGCCGCTGCAATAGCAATACTAATAGGAATTACCTCCATTTTATATTTCAATGGCCAGAAGCCAGTACCTGCCATTGCCCAAAACGAACAGCCACAACAATCCCCTCTTCCCAAAAACACAGAAACTCCTAAAGCCACCTGGGTACAAGCAAACCATTCTGTAGTTCCCCTCTATGAAAACCAACGGGAAATCAATGGAAGTCATATCAACAATGGAGAAATCATATTTCCTCAAGAAAGTGATTCCCCCCACAAACCCAAACTGGATACTGAATTATTACAGAATAAAATTATAGTGCCAAAAGGTTCGGAGTACGCAATAGTATTAGCTGATGGCACAAAAGTAAAAATGAATGCGGACTCTCATATTGATTTTCCGGTTCAATTCGGAGATACCCGAGAAGTCACTTTGGAAGGAGAGGCCATGTTTGAGGTAACACACGATGAAGCCCGCCCTTTCATAATAAAAACACACGACCATGCTATTTATGTATTAGGAACAACTTTCAATATCTCGGCTTATCCCGATGAAGAATTATCAGTAACCTTAATTGAAGGAAAATTAAAGGTAAATGCTCCATCAGGTGAATATTATCTACTACCAGGCGAACATTACTCTTCTGCACAATCAAAAGTTTCCAAAGTAGATACTGAATTCTATATTTCATGGACTGAGGGTGCTATGGAGTTTGACGCAATGCCATTTCCTTTGCTGATAGCCCGTCTGTCCCGATGCTATAATGTAGATATTCAAATAGCATCCAAGGAATTAGAAACCATGAAATTCACCGGAGTTATTTTCCGTAACAAGCCTTTGGACTTTGCACTAGACATCATTCATCGTGTATCCGATGTCAAGTTTGAGAAAAAGGGAGAAACCATATTAGTAAAAAAACAATAA
- a CDS encoding RNA polymerase sigma factor: MNNNARKYNRYNEVDERILALFAENKEKAFRLLYDTYYLPLCLYSVQFTGSTETSEDIVQNLFVSFWDKNSHTTISSNLHAWLFNAVRFSSLTKVQRERYFSLDEMEEESYSPIDDFYDEEELLQKRNQLLTELKKLPEQEYNVLVKIVLEDKKYKEVAEELHISVNTVKTHLSRALKMLRRFNMIEILILFNL; the protein is encoded by the coding sequence ATGAACAATAATGCAAGAAAATACAATAGATATAATGAAGTAGACGAAAGGATACTAGCTCTCTTTGCTGAAAACAAAGAAAAGGCCTTTCGTCTACTGTATGATACTTATTATCTCCCTTTATGCCTCTACTCTGTACAATTCACAGGCTCTACGGAAACTTCAGAAGATATTGTACAGAATCTATTTGTCAGTTTTTGGGACAAAAACTCACATACCACCATTTCCTCCAATCTGCACGCATGGTTGTTCAATGCCGTCCGTTTCTCTTCACTGACAAAAGTGCAGCGAGAACGTTACTTTTCTTTAGACGAAATGGAAGAAGAATCTTATTCTCCTATCGATGACTTTTATGATGAGGAAGAACTATTGCAAAAAAGAAACCAGCTACTGACTGAATTAAAAAAATTGCCAGAACAAGAGTACAATGTTCTAGTCAAAATTGTTCTGGAAGATAAAAAGTACAAAGAAGTAGCTGAAGAGCTCCATATTTCCGTAAATACAGTAAAAACCCATCTATCACGCGCACTAAAAATGTTGCGTCGTTTCAATATGATAGAAATTCTAATCTTATTTAATTTATAA
- a CDS encoding glycoside hydrolase 43 family protein: MKRLITLCLLGSCFLSAPAQNYVSQAWVADQGNGTYKNPVLYADYSDPDICRVGNDYYLTSSSFNCLPGLQILHSKDLVNWTIIGAAVPYALPPVTDVRPEHGNRVWAPSIRHHNGEFYIFWGDPDQGVFMVKAKDPKGPWSEPVLVKAGKGIIDTTPLWDDDGRVYLVHAYAGSRAGLKSVITICELSADASKAITQSRIIFDGHEAHQTCEGPKFYKRNGYYYIFHPAGGVPTGWQVVLRSKNVYGPYEWKTVLAQGNSPVNGPHQGGWVDTPTGEDWFMHFQDVGAYGRLVHLQPMKWVDDWPVIGVDKDGDGCGEPVLTYKKPNVGKNYPICTPQESDEFDGYTLSPQWQWQANINEKWAYFNGGEGFVRLYSYPVPEDYKSLWNVSNLMLQKTPAPNFTATTKLTFKPTEKYKGERTGLVVMGMDYAGLVVENTDNGLVLSQVECLKADRGATEKVNASVPLKGGTIYLRAKFSAKGDKIKASEGGHDLLVKCNLSYSTDGKKFQPLGETFQVKEGKWIGAKVGIFCTRPAIVTNDGGWTDADWFRIEK; the protein is encoded by the coding sequence ATGAAACGACTAATCACTCTCTGTCTGCTAGGAAGCTGTTTTTTATCTGCTCCCGCACAGAATTATGTATCCCAAGCCTGGGTGGCCGATCAAGGCAATGGAACCTACAAAAATCCAGTCCTGTATGCGGATTACTCCGATCCGGACATTTGCCGTGTAGGAAACGATTATTATTTGACCTCATCCAGTTTCAACTGTCTGCCCGGTTTACAAATATTACACTCCAAAGACCTTGTCAACTGGACTATCATAGGTGCGGCTGTACCCTACGCACTGCCCCCTGTTACCGATGTCCGTCCTGAACATGGCAACCGTGTATGGGCACCCAGTATCCGTCACCATAACGGTGAATTCTATATATTCTGGGGTGACCCGGACCAAGGAGTATTCATGGTGAAAGCCAAAGATCCGAAAGGTCCCTGGAGCGAGCCAGTTTTGGTGAAAGCTGGAAAGGGCATCATCGACACGACCCCATTATGGGATGATGACGGTCGTGTATATCTGGTTCACGCTTATGCAGGAAGCCGGGCCGGACTGAAAAGTGTAATTACAATTTGTGAGCTAAGTGCTGATGCAAGTAAAGCTATCACACAATCCCGTATCATTTTCGATGGTCATGAAGCACATCAAACTTGTGAAGGGCCCAAATTCTATAAACGTAATGGATACTATTACATCTTCCATCCGGCAGGCGGCGTTCCTACAGGATGGCAAGTCGTACTTCGCTCAAAAAACGTATACGGTCCATACGAATGGAAAACAGTATTAGCGCAAGGCAACTCTCCCGTCAACGGACCTCATCAAGGCGGTTGGGTAGACACCCCTACAGGAGAAGACTGGTTCATGCACTTCCAAGACGTAGGAGCTTACGGACGCTTAGTCCACCTGCAACCTATGAAATGGGTTGATGACTGGCCCGTTATAGGTGTTGATAAAGACGGCGATGGTTGTGGTGAACCTGTTCTGACTTATAAAAAGCCTAATGTAGGTAAGAACTATCCTATTTGTACCCCGCAAGAAAGTGACGAGTTTGATGGTTATACATTGTCTCCTCAATGGCAATGGCAGGCTAACATCAATGAAAAATGGGCTTATTTCAACGGAGGAGAAGGATTTGTACGTCTATACTCCTACCCAGTTCCCGAAGATTATAAAAGTTTATGGAATGTTTCTAATCTGATGCTACAAAAAACCCCGGCTCCCAATTTTACTGCCACCACCAAGCTTACTTTCAAGCCGACAGAAAAATATAAAGGTGAACGTACGGGACTGGTTGTAATGGGAATGGATTATGCCGGATTAGTTGTTGAAAACACAGACAACGGACTTGTCCTGTCACAAGTGGAGTGCCTGAAAGCCGATCGGGGGGCTACTGAAAAAGTAAATGCTTCCGTTCCCTTAAAAGGCGGCACAATCTATCTTCGCGCTAAATTTTCTGCAAAAGGAGACAAGATTAAAGCCAGTGAAGGCGGTCACGACTTATTAGTGAAATGTAACCTCAGTTACAGTACGGACGGCAAGAAATTCCAGCCATTAGGAGAAACTTTCCAAGTAAAAGAAGGTAAATGGATAGGAGCCAAGGTAGGTATCTTCTGTACGCGCCCCGCTATTGTAACCAATGACGGAGGATGGACAGACGCTGACTGGTTCAGAATTGAAAAATAA
- a CDS encoding DUF4861 domain-containing protein produces MKKRSIIVLTLLAGCFTNSFAQKGEKTLTVEVSNEWTQNKTDEPVVIDLNNLKAGFNIKSATVWEGNKEIPSQLDDLNGDARADELAFLIDMPAKSNKSFRVILSSEKSEKNYPARTYAQMKAYGHNNKFANITGFSAAGTENVYSFVYHHGPAIESELVAYRIYFNEKQTVDPYSKVNKRLEIKETCFYPTKAQRANGYGDDALRVYNSGGVGALKGWNGTEATHIKPVVNRTERVLASGPVRAIVEAEVIGWEYQGNDLNMINRYTIYGGHRDMKVDVLFDRPLKQEVFAAGVQILKEGGHMSDHKGLTGSWGTDWPVTDTIGYVKETTGMGTFIPKYIGKEVQDGSNYLYTLQAPGQQHFHYYVTFTSKKESFGFKDMKDWFNYLPQWRKELEHPCKITIK; encoded by the coding sequence ATGAAAAAGCGCTCAATTATTGTCCTCACATTATTAGCAGGATGCTTTACCAACTCTTTTGCACAAAAAGGCGAAAAGACACTGACCGTAGAAGTCAGTAATGAATGGACTCAAAATAAGACCGATGAACCGGTAGTGATAGATTTAAATAACCTGAAAGCAGGTTTCAACATCAAATCCGCCACTGTATGGGAAGGTAATAAAGAAATTCCGTCCCAACTAGACGATCTGAACGGTGACGCACGTGCTGACGAACTGGCTTTCCTTATCGATATGCCAGCCAAAAGCAATAAAAGTTTCCGTGTAATTCTCTCTTCAGAAAAAAGTGAAAAAAACTATCCGGCACGTACTTATGCCCAAATGAAAGCTTACGGACATAACAACAAATTCGCCAATATTACGGGATTTTCAGCGGCAGGAACCGAGAATGTATATAGTTTTGTTTACCATCACGGACCGGCTATAGAGAGTGAATTAGTTGCCTATCGTATCTATTTCAACGAAAAACAGACGGTAGATCCATATAGCAAAGTAAATAAAAGACTGGAAATAAAAGAGACTTGTTTCTACCCTACCAAAGCGCAACGTGCCAACGGCTACGGAGATGATGCGCTACGTGTTTACAATAGTGGTGGTGTAGGTGCATTAAAAGGTTGGAATGGTACTGAAGCGACCCACATAAAACCAGTAGTAAACCGCACGGAACGTGTACTAGCCTCCGGACCTGTACGTGCCATCGTCGAAGCAGAAGTCATCGGTTGGGAATATCAAGGAAACGATTTGAACATGATCAATCGATATACCATCTATGGCGGTCATCGAGACATGAAGGTAGATGTCCTGTTTGACCGTCCGCTTAAACAGGAAGTCTTTGCAGCAGGTGTACAGATTCTGAAAGAAGGAGGTCACATGAGCGACCATAAAGGACTGACTGGAAGCTGGGGAACCGACTGGCCTGTCACAGACACCATAGGCTATGTGAAGGAAACAACAGGTATGGGAACTTTCATTCCTAAATATATCGGTAAAGAAGTACAAGACGGATCAAACTACTTATATACCTTACAAGCACCGGGGCAACAGCATTTCCACTATTACGTTACTTTCACCTCAAAAAAAGAAAGTTTCGGATTTAAAGATATGAAAGACTGGTTCAATTATCTTCCCCAATGGAGAAAAGAATTGGAACATCCTTGCAAAATTACGATTAAATAA
- a CDS encoding glycoside hydrolase family 28 protein: MTTLIKKILLLPATCLIPLLTGCNNCPSTTIVEDIIDPAIYTSLPFKMDKVEQPTFPDYSVNIIDFGAKPDGITLNTKAINDAIQQVNAKGGGKVIIPEGLWLTGPIELLSNVNLYTEKNSLVLFSADHSLYPIINTSFEGLETRRCQSPISARNAENIAITGHGVFDGNGDTWRPTKKDKLTEGQWKKLIASGGVVDADGRIWYPSEGALKGAILSKDNFNVPRGELTDSDWDYMRDWLRPVLLSFIKCNKVLLEGATFKNSPSWCLHPLSCENITINKVTVSNPWYSQNGDALDLESCNKALIINNSFDAGDDGICIKSGKDEQGRKRGEPCQNVIVMNNTVLHGHGGFVVGSEMSGGVNNIYVDNCTFMGTDVGLRFKSNRGRGGLVENIYISNINMINIPNEALIFNLYYGGKGRGEDPNQDEKKAETTIPPVTEETPIFRNIFIKDVTCNGAGRAVFFNGLPEMRIKNINMENIIVSNAKEGVVLSEADEVNMKNIKIELLKSGKNLKMQNVSNVMIDGKNHAEIGAQGEELNF, encoded by the coding sequence ATGACTACTTTAATAAAGAAGATTCTATTACTTCCTGCCACATGTTTAATCCCCCTTTTGACCGGATGTAATAATTGTCCGTCTACGACTATTGTAGAAGATATCATAGATCCCGCCATCTATACAAGTCTCCCTTTCAAGATGGATAAAGTTGAACAACCTACTTTCCCAGACTATTCGGTAAACATCATAGATTTCGGTGCCAAACCAGACGGTATTACTTTAAACACAAAGGCTATTAATGATGCAATCCAACAGGTTAATGCCAAAGGCGGTGGTAAAGTCATTATCCCTGAAGGCTTGTGGTTGACCGGTCCCATCGAACTATTAAGCAATGTGAATCTATATACAGAAAAGAATTCATTAGTATTATTCAGTGCAGACCATTCACTATATCCCATTATAAACACGTCTTTTGAAGGTTTGGAAACCCGTCGTTGCCAGTCTCCTATTTCAGCACGTAATGCTGAAAATATAGCGATTACAGGTCACGGAGTATTTGATGGTAATGGAGACACATGGCGTCCGACCAAGAAAGATAAACTGACTGAAGGTCAATGGAAAAAATTGATCGCCTCTGGTGGTGTAGTAGATGCCGACGGAAGAATCTGGTATCCCAGTGAAGGTGCATTGAAAGGTGCTATCCTATCAAAAGACAACTTCAATGTACCTCGTGGAGAACTTACCGATTCTGACTGGGACTACATGCGCGATTGGTTACGTCCTGTATTGCTAAGTTTCATCAAATGTAATAAGGTATTGCTGGAAGGAGCGACATTCAAAAATTCACCTAGTTGGTGCTTACATCCGCTATCATGTGAAAATATTACAATTAATAAAGTTACAGTTTCTAATCCTTGGTACTCACAAAACGGAGATGCTCTTGATTTGGAATCATGTAATAAAGCATTGATTATCAACAACTCATTTGATGCAGGAGATGATGGTATCTGTATAAAGTCAGGAAAGGACGAACAAGGGCGCAAACGCGGTGAACCTTGTCAAAATGTCATCGTTATGAACAACACCGTATTACATGGACATGGAGGTTTTGTTGTAGGTAGTGAGATGTCAGGAGGCGTAAACAACATATATGTAGACAATTGTACTTTCATGGGTACAGATGTTGGCTTACGCTTTAAAAGTAATCGTGGGCGTGGCGGATTGGTAGAGAATATCTACATCAGCAATATCAACATGATTAATATTCCGAACGAAGCATTAATATTCAATTTATACTATGGTGGAAAAGGTCGTGGTGAAGACCCTAATCAGGATGAAAAGAAAGCAGAAACTACCATCCCTCCTGTAACAGAAGAAACTCCGATATTCCGTAATATCTTTATCAAAGATGTAACCTGTAACGGAGCAGGCAGGGCTGTGTTCTTCAATGGCTTGCCTGAGATGAGAATCAAGAATATCAATATGGAGAATATCATCGTATCTAATGCTAAAGAAGGTGTAGTATTAAGCGAAGCCGACGAAGTTAATATGAAAAATATCAAAATAGAGTTATTAAAAAGTGGAAAGAACTTGAAGATGCAAAATGTTTCCAATGTAATGATAGACGGAAAGAATCATGCTGAAATCGGGGCACAAGGAGAAGAACTCAACTTCTAA
- a CDS encoding enoyl-ACP reductase, whose translation MSYNLLKGKRGIIFGALNEQSIAWKVAEKAVEEGASITLSNTPVAVRMGEVSALAEKLNCEVIPADATSVEDLENVFKRSMEILGGKIDFVLHSIGMSPNVRKKRTYDDLDYDMLSKTLDISAVSFHKMIQAAKKLDAIAEYGSILALSYVAAQRTFYGYNDMADAKALLESIARSFGYIYGREHHVRVNTISQSPTMTTAGSGVKGMDKLFDFANRMSPLGNASADECADYCIVMFSDLTRKVTMQNLYHDGGFSSVGMSLRAMATYEKGLDEYKDENGNIIYG comes from the coding sequence ATGAGTTACAATTTGTTGAAAGGAAAAAGAGGTATTATTTTTGGTGCATTGAACGAACAGTCTATCGCATGGAAAGTTGCTGAAAAGGCTGTAGAAGAAGGTGCGTCCATTACATTGTCCAATACTCCGGTAGCTGTCCGCATGGGAGAAGTTTCTGCTTTAGCTGAGAAACTGAATTGTGAGGTAATTCCAGCAGATGCAACTAGCGTTGAAGATTTGGAGAATGTTTTCAAACGTTCGATGGAAATATTAGGTGGAAAAATAGATTTCGTTCTTCATTCTATCGGTATGTCTCCTAACGTTCGTAAGAAACGTACTTATGATGACCTCGATTATGATATGTTGAGCAAGACTTTGGATATATCTGCCGTTTCGTTCCACAAAATGATTCAAGCTGCTAAAAAGCTGGATGCTATTGCAGAGTATGGTTCAATTCTGGCATTGAGTTATGTTGCTGCGCAACGTACATTCTATGGATATAATGATATGGCGGATGCAAAAGCATTGCTTGAATCTATCGCGCGCAGTTTTGGTTACATTTATGGTCGTGAACATCATGTGCGTGTGAATACCATATCTCAGTCGCCGACTATGACTACTGCCGGCTCAGGTGTGAAAGGTATGGATAAACTGTTTGATTTTGCTAACCGTATGTCACCATTAGGCAATGCTTCGGCAGACGAATGTGCAGATTACTGTATTGTAATGTTCTCTGACCTGACTCGCAAAGTGACTATGCAGAATTTATATCACGATGGAGGCTTCTCCAGTGTAGGTATGAGTTTGCGTGCCATGGCAACTTATGAAAAAGGTTTGGACGAATATAAAGACGAAAACGGAAATATCATTTACGGATAA